In the genome of Ictalurus punctatus breed USDA103 chromosome 3, Coco_2.0, whole genome shotgun sequence, the window ATGTTTATTTACACCAGGGAATGACAACAAAAGGTTGGAGAAATGATAGTTCTTCGGCTGTACTGTTTACTACTGAACCCAAGACCTGACAAAGTGTGTATGGGATCTCATCAAAAGGTgtcaatcaggagaggggtacaaaataATTTCCAAGAGGCAGTTTCTTCCCACCAATTTCTGCCCACATAGGCCGCCACCACTGGGTGATGTTTATCCTTTGGGTtatctcaagaacgagtggttgaatgtttgaaggattaacagtggatataaaaagtctatacTCCCATGTTAAAATGACGCAAGATAAGTCACGTCAGATATTTCTTCCACCATTAAcatgatatagcaaccaacaaaattcaagtacAAATACAagtagaaacattttagggaaacaTTTGCAAACACTTTTATAATGGGGCATTGTGACTGTGCTCCGAATTAATCAAACACtttcaaactcatgttcaaaagtaattatcatacatcTGTCATCAATGTGATTTTCTTGACATATTCTTGGTTTTATCTGACTGCTGAACCCATGAGCTGACAAAGGATGTACAAGATCTCATCAaaaggtatcgatcaggagaggggtacaaacgAATTTCCCAGACATGGCTGTaacatggaacactgtgaaggccatcaacAAGAAGTAGAGAAAATGtaacattaccaagaacaggatgtccctccaaaattgaCAACAGGacaagaaataaatgtataaggGAGGCTGCCAAGGGACCTACAGCAACGTTAaaagagctgcaggaatatgTAGCAAGTACTGGTCTCTCCCTGCATGTGTCAACAAGGTCTCATGTTCTTCACGTCTTGGCCGTGTGTTAGGGAAGCTAGACGAAAGCCCTTtctcataaaaacaaacaaacatccaagCCCACCCAAATCACACCAAACCATGTGGTAAATTTAGAAAATAACTGTAAAatatatgtttggtgcaaaaccAAGATTATTATCACCCAACAAATACTACACCcacagtgaaacatggtggtggcagcatgcAATctggctgcttctcttcagctgagACAGGGACTGTGTGGGACTGGGAAACCCACATTTATAGAGGTTAACCTTTATTTTATACACCAACGTCGGAAAAGACAACTTTTACCAACTAAAACCAACTAGTCATTTCAGACTTCAGCGAGTAACAAAGATTAAGTAAGTGAATTGTTACTTACTTCCTCCAGAGTGTAACATTAGCTAAGATTCAACACCATAAATACAGTGAGAGCTGATCAGCAGCATTCCATAATGTTATGATAGCTACAGTTTTAGCTAGACAGCAGGCTGcatgttttcaaaaatatttgaagCCTAAACTCAAACAGagattttgttttactttttgtgATTGTCTGGTGAAGTCATAGGCCACCGGAATTgttaaaattatatttcaaaAAGTGTGTGGAAGTTAGAAGAGCTTCTAAACAGACATTCATGCTGCATCAATATCATCATCTGACCCATGTGAAATGTGAGCTTAGAATTaacctaaaaataaaatgaacctaataataaagaaaagaaaaagaaagcgacCACCAAGAAGACGTTTTTACTCCAATACCCAGCTTTCACTACCATAAGAAACAGGGAAGTATCCATCTTTTTTAGAGCTATCATTATGTGTAATTTACCAAATAATGTTTACTATAAATTTAAATTGCTAATCCAATagaaaaacaataacattttttatgTATAATCTAAAAGACTGGGTTTAGtgtggaatttatttaaatgagatATCATTCGACTTTTGGTATGGGGTTTCCACAATATGCATATACACGTGTTTAGTTTACAGACAACATTAACAACTGATGACATAATAAACACTGAGTTGTTTTCTCatggttttttgtttgctttacaTAATGCAAGGACAATGATATGATAAAGGAGGAGTGGACAGCCAACCAGTCATGGGGTACGTGTGGATAAGATAACGAATGTGTGCTGAACACCCTTTTCAACCGTGCAATCTTGACAGGAATGTTCCTTGTCCCAAACTACTTATGGAGTCAGAGACAACTGATTGAAGTAAAACCAAGCATTCCTATAAGACAGATCCTCAGTGAAGCCTAAACTTTTTAAGAGCCTGTAGGACAACTGGTTCTCCTCCTCAACGAAGCAGTACACTGGATAGCCCTCCGAATGCAGTTTCTTTGCCAATATGGTGACCAGGGCTTTGGAGTAGCCTTTGCATCTGTGCTCTGGGAGTGTGTACCCCATTCCCATCGCACAGTTAGAATAGGTCAATATCCATGACACCGGCTGACCCTCTGAGTCAAGTACACAACATGAAGGGTAATTCAAGATCATGCTCCTGATCATGGGCTCAGTGAATTCACCCTTGCCAAACTTCCATGTGCTGTTGATCAGAGCAACATGAGACTCCTTGACTGATGAGACTTGAATAGATAACCTGTAGAGGTTGAAGGAGAGTTTGGGTTTACATTAT includes:
- the LOC108263174 gene encoding glycine N-acyltransferase-like protein 3 isoform X2 — translated: MSQWHCICDCEQQGLCRIMKVLRKQELKKALEALRHYFPKSQEKPDFYRDVIIFTKDESCLRNILTRTDVLDWKQFISLSVDLQHEEMLNAVALNYGVPMNKISTSHVMSLEDPSNLPADKLSIQVSSVKESHVALINSTWKFGKGEFTEPMIRSMILNYPSCCVLDSEGQPVSWILTYSNCAMGMGYTLPEHRCKGYSKALVTILAKKLHSEGYPVYCFVEEENQLSYRLLKSLGFTEDLSYRNAWFYFNQLSLTP